From Spirochaetaceae bacterium, a single genomic window includes:
- a CDS encoding ABC transporter permease: MLAFIRRRFFIAIPLLVMISIASFGIILLPPGSYVETYIQRLEEQGFLANESVIEQLYRQYGLDKDPATQYWLWMRNFLTKGEMGRSFIYNMPVTDLIMERLPLSLAFTFAAFAVTWIIAVPLGIYSAVRQYSLTDYAATTMSFVGLAVPNFLLALGLAYVVFVNTGHAITSLYSLEYRNAPWSLAKVIDVAKNAWLGVVVLAVGGTAPLVRILRGTLLDELKKLYVTTARAKGLRETRVIFKYPVRIAFNPLISTIGWTLPALVSGEVIVSRVLGLETLGPVLLEGALSEDMYLVGSIVMILSALVIVGTLVSDILLAVIDPRIRFGRSAG; this comes from the coding sequence ATGCTTGCTTTCATCCGCCGACGATTCTTCATCGCGATCCCGCTGCTGGTGATGATCTCCATTGCCTCGTTCGGCATCATCCTGCTGCCGCCGGGGAGCTACGTCGAGACCTACATCCAGCGCCTCGAGGAGCAGGGCTTCCTGGCCAATGAGAGCGTGATCGAACAGCTCTACCGGCAATACGGGCTCGACAAGGATCCGGCGACCCAGTACTGGCTGTGGATGCGCAACTTCCTGACCAAGGGAGAGATGGGGCGCTCCTTCATCTACAACATGCCGGTCACCGACCTGATAATGGAGCGCCTGCCGCTGTCGCTCGCCTTCACCTTCGCGGCGTTCGCCGTGACCTGGATCATCGCCGTCCCGCTCGGCATCTACTCCGCGGTACGGCAGTACTCGCTGACCGACTACGCGGCGACCACCATGAGCTTCGTCGGCCTGGCGGTGCCCAACTTCCTGTTGGCGCTGGGGTTGGCCTACGTAGTATTCGTCAATACCGGCCATGCCATCACCAGCCTGTACTCGCTGGAGTACCGCAACGCCCCCTGGTCGTTGGCCAAGGTAATCGACGTCGCCAAGAACGCCTGGCTGGGCGTCGTGGTGCTCGCCGTGGGCGGCACCGCGCCGCTGGTACGGATCCTGCGCGGCACCCTGCTCGACGAACTGAAGAAGCTGTACGTGACCACCGCACGCGCCAAGGGATTGCGCGAAACGCGCGTCATCTTCAAGTACCCGGTGCGCATCGCCTTCAACCCGCTGATCAGCACCATCGGCTGGACGCTGCCGGCCCTGGTCAGCGGCGAGGTGATCGTGTCGCGGGTGCTGGGTCTGGAGACCCTGGGGCCGGTGCTGCTGGAGGGCGCGCTGTCGGAGGACATGTACCTCGTCGGCAGCATCGTGATGATCCTGAGCGCGCTGGTCATTGTCGGCACCCTGGTGTCCGACATCCTGCTGGCGGTGATTGATCCCCGCATCCGCTTCGGCCGGAGCGCCGGCTGA
- a CDS encoding ABC transporter permease, with protein sequence MARRGAGAAAARAAAPGRAAAETTASDNGATTAEERAFVASQRQLVWRKFRRHKLAVMAIVVLGALYFISLFAEFFTPYPALHRFKEFGEAPPTRVRFVSPTRGLSRPFVFARARELDKATFTYQYTDSDRELVIRFFVRSEEPFTLLGFIPWNVKLFGIEDPSVPLFLFGSDRLGRDVFSRTFYAGRVSLFIGFGGVFVAFILGVILGGMSGYYGGVVDDAIQRVIDMLLSIPTIPLWIALSAALPHDWGILKIYFAITIILALLAWPGLARVVRGKLISLREEDFVMAAQVAAAKNGAIIRRHLVPGFTSYLITHLTLAIPFMIAGETALSFLGLGIRAPAVSWGTLLQDAQSISVLALQPWLIIPAFPVILAVMMFNFVGDGLRDAADPYAA encoded by the coding sequence ATGGCGCGACGGGGCGCCGGCGCGGCTGCCGCCCGCGCGGCGGCGCCGGGTCGGGCCGCGGCGGAGACCACGGCATCCGACAACGGAGCCACGACCGCCGAAGAGCGTGCCTTCGTCGCTTCCCAGCGGCAACTGGTGTGGCGCAAGTTCCGGCGCCACAAGCTGGCGGTGATGGCAATCGTGGTGCTCGGCGCGCTCTACTTCATCTCGCTCTTTGCCGAGTTCTTCACTCCCTACCCGGCGCTGCACCGCTTCAAGGAGTTCGGCGAGGCGCCGCCTACCCGCGTCCGATTCGTCAGTCCCACGCGCGGGTTGAGCCGGCCGTTCGTATTCGCCCGGGCGCGCGAACTGGACAAGGCCACCTTTACCTACCAGTACACCGACAGCGACCGCGAACTCGTCATCCGCTTCTTCGTGCGCAGCGAGGAGCCGTTCACCCTGCTCGGTTTCATCCCCTGGAACGTCAAGCTGTTCGGGATCGAGGATCCGTCGGTGCCGCTGTTCCTGTTCGGCTCCGACCGGCTCGGGCGCGACGTGTTCTCGCGCACGTTCTACGCCGGCCGCGTCTCGCTGTTCATCGGCTTCGGCGGCGTGTTCGTGGCGTTCATCCTCGGGGTCATCCTGGGCGGCATGTCGGGCTACTACGGAGGCGTGGTGGACGACGCGATCCAGCGCGTCATCGACATGCTGCTGAGTATTCCTACCATCCCGCTGTGGATCGCGCTGTCGGCCGCCCTGCCGCACGACTGGGGCATCCTCAAGATCTACTTCGCCATCACGATCATCCTGGCGCTGCTGGCCTGGCCCGGCCTGGCGCGGGTGGTGCGCGGCAAGCTGATCAGCCTGCGCGAGGAAGACTTCGTGATGGCGGCCCAAGTCGCAGCGGCCAAGAACGGCGCCATCATCCGCCGCCACCTGGTTCCCGGCTTCACCAGCTACCTGATCACCCATCTCACCTTGGCGATACCCTTCATGATCGCGGGAGAAACCGCGCTCAGCTTCCTGGGCCTGGGCATTCGGGCGCCGGCGGTGAGCTGGGGCACGCTGCTGCAGGACGCGCAGTCGATCTCGGTGCTGGCACTGCAGCCGTGGCTGATCATCCCCGCGTTTCCCGTGATCCTGGCGGTGATGATGTTCAACTTCGTCGGGGACGGCCTGCGCGACGCCGCCGACCCCTACGCCGCCTGA
- a CDS encoding phytanoyl-CoA dioxygenase family protein — MSPCSRAARVRKPSGSRRKCSALPTSGTPRGPGGSWLLRSSLHESWYAQCWPPTRPSVNLLMYYLVDTSPQNGCLRVIPDSHRRRFPQHEYEGHGTDIRYENPDTSVKYADAAGQIDVPIKAGDLLIGDSRVLHAPRANGTERRRMVLTMWYLPRWDDLSERMQASYSAGHRASTDGVPPETRRRLLPLLPRYTGTAAPAATNRRPGEHLKP; from the coding sequence ATGTCACCGTGCTCGCGCGCCGCTCGGGTCAGGAAACCCAGCGGGTCGCGGCGAAAGTGCAGTGCGTTGCCCACCAGCGGGACGCCGCGCGGTCCCGGCGGCTCTTGGTTGCTCAGGAGCTCCCTCCACGAGAGTTGGTATGCTCAATGCTGGCCACCTACTCGCCCCTCGGTCAACCTCCTGATGTACTACCTGGTGGACACCTCACCGCAGAACGGCTGCCTGCGGGTCATCCCGGACTCGCACCGGCGCCGCTTTCCGCAGCACGAGTACGAGGGGCACGGCACCGACATCCGCTACGAGAATCCCGACACGTCGGTCAAGTACGCCGATGCCGCGGGGCAGATCGACGTGCCGATCAAGGCCGGAGACCTGCTGATCGGCGACTCGCGCGTGCTGCACGCGCCGCGGGCGAACGGCACGGAGCGGCGGCGCATGGTGCTGACCATGTGGTACCTGCCGCGCTGGGACGACCTCTCGGAGCGGATGCAGGCCTCCTACTCGGCCGGCCACCGGGCATCCACCGACGGGGTACCGCCGGAGACACGCCGGCGTCTGCTCCCGCTGCTGCCGCGCTACACCGGGACCGCCGCCCCGGCGGCAACGAACCGCCGCCCGGGCGAGCACCTGAAGCCGTAA
- a CDS encoding cytochrome P450 — protein MSNQEPPGPRGVPLVGNALHFRRDPLGFLTRAAREHGDIVRLTAGRQEMLFINHPALLESVLATNARRFTRSKSKPPTRLDHLLAGGEDVYRVINFPGDEDFWVRERHRFNPLLKGSALARYGPTMVRMAERHISTWRQGEVLEVHREMSRLSLDIVLNSLYGADYPDRRDAILDTCETIVRDITHRATHPFQAPPIVPTKENVKLRKAVREGRELIERVIREHPEVHDGAGDLIEVLRRAGDAEPDLLRSPEWQYQLVALLIAGHETTAVALTWTWYLLAQHPSATERLIAEVDATVAGRAPTKDDMAALAWCDAVFKEALRLYPPVPVIPRMAYEEFTLGGYTVAPGTVILICPWVTHRDGRFFADAERFRPQRWLDGPEPRRYSYLPFSAGPRTCIGQGFATAESILAIARISQDYRLELTAGEPPRPAPWVGLRPHNGMPMQIVGRNGK, from the coding sequence CTGAGCAACCAAGAGCCGCCGGGACCGCGCGGCGTCCCGCTGGTGGGCAACGCACTGCACTTTCGCCGCGACCCGCTGGGTTTCCTGACCCGAGCGGCGCGCGAGCACGGTGACATCGTACGGCTCACCGCGGGCCGCCAGGAGATGCTGTTCATCAACCACCCGGCGCTGCTGGAGAGCGTGCTGGCCACCAACGCGCGCCGGTTCACGCGCAGCAAGTCGAAGCCCCCCACCCGGCTCGACCATCTGCTGGCCGGTGGCGAGGACGTGTACCGGGTGATCAACTTTCCCGGCGACGAGGACTTCTGGGTCCGCGAGCGGCACCGGTTCAACCCGCTGCTGAAGGGCAGCGCCCTCGCCCGCTACGGCCCCACCATGGTGCGCATGGCCGAGCGGCACATCTCCACCTGGCGGCAGGGGGAAGTCCTCGAAGTACACCGCGAGATGAGCCGGCTGTCGCTCGACATCGTGCTCAACTCCCTGTACGGGGCCGACTACCCGGATCGCCGCGACGCGATTCTGGATACCTGCGAGACGATCGTGCGCGACATCACCCACCGCGCCACCCACCCCTTCCAGGCGCCGCCGATCGTGCCGACGAAGGAGAACGTCAAGCTGCGCAAGGCGGTGCGGGAGGGACGGGAACTGATCGAAAGGGTGATCCGCGAGCATCCGGAAGTGCATGACGGCGCCGGCGACCTGATCGAGGTGCTGCGCCGCGCCGGCGATGCCGAGCCGGACCTGCTGCGCAGTCCCGAGTGGCAGTACCAGTTGGTGGCGCTGCTGATCGCCGGCCACGAGACCACGGCGGTAGCCCTGACCTGGACCTGGTACCTGCTCGCCCAGCACCCGTCGGCCACGGAGCGGCTCATTGCGGAGGTGGATGCGACCGTCGCCGGACGCGCGCCGACGAAGGACGACATGGCGGCGCTGGCCTGGTGTGACGCCGTGTTCAAGGAGGCGCTGCGCTTGTATCCGCCGGTGCCGGTCATTCCGCGCATGGCGTACGAGGAGTTCACCCTCGGCGGATACACGGTGGCGCCGGGCACGGTGATCCTGATCTGCCCGTGGGTGACGCACCGCGACGGGCGATTCTTCGCCGACGCGGAGCGGTTCCGCCCGCAGCGCTGGCTCGACGGCCCCGAGCCGCGGCGCTACAGCTACCTGCCGTTCAGCGCCGGTCCGCGCACCTGTATCGGGCAGGGCTTTGCCACCGCGGAGTCGATCCTGGCCATCGCGCGCATCTCGCAAGACTATCGGCTCGAGTTGACCGCCGGCGAGCCGCCGCGGCCGGCGCCGTGGGTGGGGCTGAGGCCGCACAACGGCATGCCCATGCAGATCGTCGGGCGGAACGGGAAGTAA
- a CDS encoding GNAT family N-acetyltransferase, protein MPASAAAELERAMEVFARGFSYVRSRTHPYEATKVGVPGYPDAPPLWLLRDAPRRRGNYRSEEWVSCNLPAAAVDAAARAGTRGRYVICAIHPAGTSDQPLRDGFKTLDYRLNTTEPLMAHPLHRIPRVPEPAVIERVLTAEMAERLHRATSNRQIRPDDLHPGARQRQYVAFIDDTVVGWVGSITVNGATWCQNLFVVEQYRRRGIARAMLCRMLRDDRAHGASMAVLTSSHTGAKLYPLVGYRQIGLLLAYTPRRRANAG, encoded by the coding sequence ATGCCGGCATCCGCCGCCGCGGAACTGGAACGAGCCATGGAGGTGTTCGCGCGCGGATTCTCCTACGTCCGCAGCCGCACCCACCCCTACGAAGCAACGAAGGTCGGCGTGCCCGGCTACCCTGATGCGCCGCCGCTGTGGCTACTGCGCGACGCCCCGCGGCGCCGCGGCAACTATCGCAGCGAGGAGTGGGTGAGCTGCAACCTGCCCGCGGCCGCGGTGGACGCCGCCGCGCGCGCCGGCACCCGCGGCCGCTACGTGATCTGCGCCATCCATCCTGCCGGTACCTCGGACCAGCCGTTGCGCGACGGCTTCAAGACGCTCGACTACCGGCTCAACACCACCGAGCCGCTGATGGCGCACCCGCTGCACCGCATTCCGCGCGTGCCGGAGCCGGCGGTGATTGAGCGCGTACTGACGGCGGAGATGGCCGAGCGCCTGCACCGGGCCACCAGCAACCGGCAGATCCGCCCCGACGACCTGCATCCGGGCGCTCGGCAGCGCCAGTACGTGGCGTTCATCGACGACACTGTGGTGGGCTGGGTGGGCAGCATCACCGTGAACGGCGCCACCTGGTGTCAGAACCTGTTCGTGGTGGAACAATACCGGCGCCGCGGCATCGCCCGCGCCATGCTGTGCCGCATGCTGCGCGACGACCGTGCGCACGGCGCCAGCATGGCGGTGCTGACTTCCAGCCACACCGGTGCCAAGCTCTACCCGCTGGTCGGCTACCGCCAGATCGGCCTGTTGCTGGCGTACACTCCGAGGCGCCGCGCGAACGCCGGCTGA